The genomic region ACCATCTTCTGGATATAGTCGGACTTTCCGACCGGGCTTCACACCGGCCTGCCGAGCTGTCGGGCGGGCAGAGACAGCGTGTTGCCGTGGCGCGGGCGCTCGCGAATGACCCGGACATAATTCTCGCCGATGAACCCACGGGAAATCTGGATACGAAATCGGGCACGGAAATTATCGACCTTTTCAGAAGGCTCCATTCGAAGGGGAAAACGCTGATTTTTGTTACCCATGATGAAAAACTTGCCTCCAAGGCAAAAAGAATCATCCGGCTTCTGGACGGGAAGATAAATCAGGACTACAGCGTGGAATCGGGTATCAGCGACCTTTTAAATAAAGAATCTACCGATACTTTTATCGGATCAGTTCGTGAGGTCATATAAAAATCCGGTTATCCGGTTTAGTTCATAGTATTTGCTCATGAGATGTTATTTACATAAATATGTCATTCCCGTGAAAACGGGATCTATCATCTAATGCTCATAACAGAGCGATGTTAATACTGGATTCCCAATTCATTTCGTTTTTGGGAATGACAATAATCGTGCACTAACTTATTGATTATGATTAAATTGATAACCGTA from bacterium harbors:
- a CDS encoding ABC transporter ATP-binding protein; this encodes MISLNNISKEYDMGHVTVNALGPVSLVIERGEFVAVLGPSGSGKSTMMNILGCLDKPSQGEYLLDNTPVHEFSRTKLARVRNKKVGFVFQSFNLLPFASAYENIELPMLYARMPAKKRMNTVNHLLDIVGLSDRASHRPAELSGGQRQRVAVARALANDPDIILADEPTGNLDTKSGTEIIDLFRRLHSKGKTLIFVTHDEKLASKAKRIIRLLDGKINQDYSVESGISDLLNKESTDTFIGSVREVI